Proteins from one Rosa chinensis cultivar Old Blush chromosome 7, RchiOBHm-V2, whole genome shotgun sequence genomic window:
- the LOC112176365 gene encoding transcription factor PIF7 isoform X1 yields MQQQHQNNPNITHLVPMSNYDVAELKLENGHLAIHGLGGIVPTALEKATWSNKACDTLESIVHQATCHKVPKTNLSSMVASSGGTWTEDSGQQPLENSWIRNCTRSDSDYHGKNVSSTSTTSNVHEEQTEYQRDNDTTLNTWVSFESARSKSNDDDSTCHEGLENQDKGRKTAKGNESSRSRSRSRRVAAIHNQSERKRRDRINQKMKALQRLVPNADKTDKASMLDEVIKYLEQLQAQVQMMNSMRNNMHPHMNMMMPLGMQQQQHLHQMSVLARMGMTPVVPGSLGMGMLDVSNMARIAPHQSLQQPLIHPTPASFLPPFMVPQLMPPKPDPATSANFADPYHALLAQQQSMNMDLFNRMAALYGQQVNHQTAASSPSQSNN; encoded by the exons ATGCAGCAGCagcatcagaacaaccccaacatcACTCATCTAGTCCCCAT GTCTAACTATGACGTTGCTGAGCTAAAGTTGGAAAATGGTCATTTGGCAATTCATGGGCTTGGTGGGATTGTTCCCACTGCTCTGGAAAAGGCCACCTGGAGCAATAAGGCATGTGACACACTGGAATCAATAGTCCATCAAGCTACATGCCACAAAGTACCTAAAACAAATTTAAGCTCAATGGTTGCATCCTCTGGTGGAACATGGACTGAAGATTCCGGCCAGCAGCCTTTGGAAAACAGTTGGATCAGGAACTGTACCCGATCGGATTCCGACTATCATGGAAAGAATGTTAGTAGTACTAGTACTACTAGCAATGTTCATGAAGAACAGACCGAGTACCAGAGGGACAATGATACAACTCTAAACACATGGGTTTCTTTTGAATCGGCTAGGAGCAAAAGCAATGACGACGATTCCACTTGTCACGAGGGATTG GAAAACCAAGACAAAGGACGAAAGACCGCAAAGGGCAATGAATCAAGCCGTTCACGATCACGATCACGGCGAGTTGCTGCCATCCATAATCAGTCAGAGAGG AAACGAAGAGATCGGATCAATCAGAAAATGAAAGCTCTACAGAGGTTGGTGCCAAATGCCGATAAG ACTGACAAAGCTTCAATGCTCGACGAGGTGATAAAATACTTGGAACAGCTTCAAGCACAAGTTCAAATGATGAATAGCATGAGGAATAATATGCATCCCCATATGAATATGATGATGCCTTTAGGaatgcagcagcagcaacatctTCATCAAATGTCAGTCCTAGCGCGCATGGGAATGACTCCTGTTGTACCTGGCTCGCTAGGAATGGGAATGCTCGACGTAAGCAACAtggcaagaattgctcctcatcAATCTCTACAGCAGCCGCTCATTCATCCTACTCCTGCATCATTTCTTCCACCCTTTATGGTGCCCCAACTGATGCCGCCAAAGCCTGACCCTGCCACTAGTGCTAATTTTGCTGATCCATATCATGCCCTCCTAGCACAA CAGCAATCAATGAATATGGACCTGTTCAACAGGATGGCAGCACTGTACGGTCAACAAGTCAATCATCAGACGGCAGCAAGCAGCCCATCACAGTCAAacaattaa
- the LOC112176365 gene encoding transcription factor PIF7 isoform X2 yields the protein MQQQHQNNPNITHLVPMSNYDVAELKLENGHLAIHGLGGIVPTALEKATWSNKACDTLESIVHQATCHKVPKTNLSSMVASSGGTWTEDSGQQPLENSWIRNCTRSDSDYHGKNVSSTSTTSNVHEEQTEYQRDNDTTLNTWVSFESARSKSNDDDSTCHEGLENQDKGRKTAKGNESSRSRSRSRRVAAIHNQSERKRRDRINQKMKALQRLVPNADKTDKASMLDEVIKYLEQLQAQVQMMNSMRNNMHPHMNMMMPLGMQQQQHLHQMSVLARMGMTPVVPGSLGMGMLDVSNMARIAPHQSLQQPLIHPTPASFLPPFMVPQLMPPKPDPATSANFADPYHALLAQQSMNMDLFNRMAALYGQQVNHQTAASSPSQSNN from the exons ATGCAGCAGCagcatcagaacaaccccaacatcACTCATCTAGTCCCCAT GTCTAACTATGACGTTGCTGAGCTAAAGTTGGAAAATGGTCATTTGGCAATTCATGGGCTTGGTGGGATTGTTCCCACTGCTCTGGAAAAGGCCACCTGGAGCAATAAGGCATGTGACACACTGGAATCAATAGTCCATCAAGCTACATGCCACAAAGTACCTAAAACAAATTTAAGCTCAATGGTTGCATCCTCTGGTGGAACATGGACTGAAGATTCCGGCCAGCAGCCTTTGGAAAACAGTTGGATCAGGAACTGTACCCGATCGGATTCCGACTATCATGGAAAGAATGTTAGTAGTACTAGTACTACTAGCAATGTTCATGAAGAACAGACCGAGTACCAGAGGGACAATGATACAACTCTAAACACATGGGTTTCTTTTGAATCGGCTAGGAGCAAAAGCAATGACGACGATTCCACTTGTCACGAGGGATTG GAAAACCAAGACAAAGGACGAAAGACCGCAAAGGGCAATGAATCAAGCCGTTCACGATCACGATCACGGCGAGTTGCTGCCATCCATAATCAGTCAGAGAGG AAACGAAGAGATCGGATCAATCAGAAAATGAAAGCTCTACAGAGGTTGGTGCCAAATGCCGATAAG ACTGACAAAGCTTCAATGCTCGACGAGGTGATAAAATACTTGGAACAGCTTCAAGCACAAGTTCAAATGATGAATAGCATGAGGAATAATATGCATCCCCATATGAATATGATGATGCCTTTAGGaatgcagcagcagcaacatctTCATCAAATGTCAGTCCTAGCGCGCATGGGAATGACTCCTGTTGTACCTGGCTCGCTAGGAATGGGAATGCTCGACGTAAGCAACAtggcaagaattgctcctcatcAATCTCTACAGCAGCCGCTCATTCATCCTACTCCTGCATCATTTCTTCCACCCTTTATGGTGCCCCAACTGATGCCGCCAAAGCCTGACCCTGCCACTAGTGCTAATTTTGCTGATCCATATCATGCCCTCCTAGCACAA CAATCAATGAATATGGACCTGTTCAACAGGATGGCAGCACTGTACGGTCAACAAGTCAATCATCAGACGGCAGCAAGCAGCCCATCACAGTCAAacaattaa